One Glycine soja cultivar W05 chromosome 7, ASM419377v2, whole genome shotgun sequence genomic window, CCACACTGCGGTTTGCAAACTGGTCATACGAGGTGAAATAAGAAAGTCAGCCTCATTGATTCAgttattcttttcttgttttgttctttgttAACCCCTGTATGAGCGTGTAAAGAAATCAATTGATATATTGTTTCCTTATGAAATTCTTACAGAAGTTTCCGTTCTTTTTGACTTGTTCTCTTGTTGAAAATCCTTAACTGTATGATGAGCGTCTAGCCCTTATGCTACCTACAATAACTAAAACCGGACCTTGTCACAATTATGCCATTGTTTGAATCTCAATAAATGCAAATAAACGTATCCAACTCTAACATCGATTTTACCCGTAAAggaaaataaacattaatatatctttctttcattttttctcaaGTCAAATCATGAAAGTGAAAgatggaaagaaaaagagaagaaagtttATATGAATATCACTGTAACAGATTTAGAAAGGAAAGTTTAGACTTCTAGTTAATGCCATAATGACAGAAGCTCTATCTAGTGAGAGATGCAGATGTACAATAACCAATTTCAATGCACCAAATGACGAAGTAAAAGATTGTTGCTTCCAGAATAAAACCactttttggttctttttaacTTTAATCTAAACATGCAGTTAGTGTGCTGCTTTTTAAGATAGTGTTAGAACTTAGGATTCCATCTTTACTTGCACAATTCTTCTATGAACAGTTTCCCCCATTCTTGGATTCGTGCCATTAATTTTCATGATGCTCCTTCGAGTATGCAATCATGGAGCTAACTCCCTCTGGACCATTGAGATTTGAGagggaattaaaaaattcaaaaaggaATCATCCTTCAAATGAAGTGACGGGCACTGAGATTTTGGGGGGTCAATTCGAGAGATCTGGCCTAGAATATCTGGCGCATTTACTTCAACTAGAAGTCATCTTTGAATCAAACAGCAAGGATTTAACTGGATCCAGTTTATCAAGAAAAGTCCTCAATATGGGAAAGGTATTAATCATTTTACTTCCTGAAGATATACAATATCATaaatttcagttaatttttaactttttttaatcgttaaaaattttattttttaactttttttattagttaaaaatcttatttgattgtttgataaacaaatttttttaataatttctagtatgtttttttaaatgctacttgaattaatattttatataacactatcttctaattttttactttttatattttcttatatttttattttcaatatatttattcaattttctaaTTGTccttcttaaataaattaagtttttattatttttctattattttatacttttcaactatttcaataattaattttattaaacatttataatttaataagttaatttttcagcttttaattactaattaattttttaactttcagtTAACTTTTGACTTAATTTTGACAAAaccataaaaagataaaaaaatcagaCCTTAATATCAACAACACTTTAACATCTAATGTTAAGGATCAATTCAACTAATTTCCTATTTTGACAACTATTACTTATTTTGACTCTTTTGCATTACTcattttagttcataacattAGTGTAGATTCAGGGATTAAATTAATGGTTATAAAATTTAGGGATTAAATTAATGGATTTAGTAATGTTAGATACCAAATTGATTTATAGTTGTAGAAGtcataattaaatttgtctTGGATTTGATATGATGTATTTTCCACTTgttcatgaataaaaaattattcaatttattcATTGCTAATTTGTCTTGGATTATGCCGACAAGCAGTTAAGTTGCAAGATCGGAGCTATATGTTGCCTAAGATCTACGTGGTTCTCGGATGGATCTCTTACCCCTGCTAAGGTGTCTTGTCCTTTTAATCTGCTTCTTGTTTCCAACTTGTTTGAAAAAAGGTTCTGTTCATATCTTTTATCAGTTAGTCCAGACATGCATGATCCGGTAATGATAGCACATGTTTCAGTTTAACTTTATGATGACCTTTGCTTGAAgtctttttttactattttaaaataattttaatcaaaagaaatgttaaaaaattaataataatcaaataactTATGAAAATGCTTATGGACAAAGGATAAACTACAACAAGTCGGATCTCTCTTGTAGCTGAAATGTGCCTAGTCCCAGGATTGATGAGTTGATCCAATTGATGGAAGTAAAGGCAATGGAGAGTCATGATAGGTATTTGGGTCTTCCCACCTTGATAGGAAGGTCTAAATCCCAAGACTTCAAGTTTATCTGTGATTGTGTCTGGAAGCAATTGAAGGGCTAGAAGGAAAAGGCTTTATCCAAAGCAGCCAGCTAGGGagattttgattaaatttgtgGTCCAGTCAATCCCCCCATATGTGATGGGATGTTTCCTACTGCCACAAAGCCATTTGTGAAGAAATAGAAAGCATGACAGCCCATTTTTTTCTAGAAAGGAGACATGGAGAGGAGGAAGATACACTGGATGAGTTGGAAGAAACTCGCTAGCCCAAATAAGGAAGGAGGACTAGGCTTTGGTTTTGTAAAGGCTTTTAATATGGTTTTCCTTAAGAAGCGGTGATGGAGACTTTTAGTCCAAGACCAATCATTGATGGCTCAAGTTTTTAAGGCAAGGTATTTCCGAAACAAACTGTTATTGGAAGCCACCAAGGGATTTAGGCCTAGTTATATGTGGTCTTCTATCATGGAGTCAAAGTGGTTGTTTGAAGATGGATGCCAATGGAGGATAGGAAATGGTGTTATGGAGGATAAGTGGGTGCCAAACCTGCCCGAAGATAGAATCCCTTTCCATGAAGGTGTGAGTGTTAAGCCAAATATGACATTAAGTGAGTTGTTTGGGCAAGATGGGGGAACTTGGAATTCTAAGTTGTTCTCCTTGCTATTCTCGCCAAGCACAATGGCCTGTATCAGAGCTATCCCAATTAAGCTATCTTGGACGAATGATTGGCTTTATTGGTGCTACAACAACAATGGTATTTACTCAGTGAAATCGGGCTATCACTTAACCCGCATGAAACTCTATCCAATAGCATCTTCTTCACTGGTTGATGAGAAGCAGCGGAGTTTGGTTTGGGATGCAGAGGCACTTCCAAAGTGCAAGCACTTCATTTGGCGAACTTGCATCGATATCCTTCCAGTGAAATTTTAATCTAGCGAAAAAACATGTGCAAGTGGATCCAGTTCGCCCTCTTGTGGTCTCGAGGAAGAAATAGTTCTGCATGCTCTTGTAACTTGTCCTGAAGTCCAGCATATATGGTTTGCCTCACCTATGGGATTGAGAGTGGATTCAGGTAATATTTCAAACTTGCATTTATGGCTTCTTAGCTATGTGACTCAAATGGGCATGGAAGCAAAGAACATGATGTTCTCTTTGGCTTTGGGCAATCTGGTTTGGTCGTAACCAATTGGTATTTCAAACCAGAAACTTGGAATGTAGCCAAATCCATAGTAACATGTAGAATAACCTGAAACCATCCCAACATGAAAGGAAGGATTCTAATGGTGGAAATCCTAGCCAAATCAGATGGCTAGCTCCTTTGGAAGGCACGTATAAGGTGAATATTGATGCCTTGATTAAGATGGATGTTGGCAGAGGTCATTAACGACTGTAGGAGATTACTTTCCCACAACTTGGGTTCAAGACTTCTTTTTACAAGACAAGGCAATATTGACACCCACATCTTAGCTTGTCTagctttctttgtttttttatcaagtgcTGGATTGAGGAGGTCCCAAATGTTTTGGACCAAATTATCTTGAATGATGTAGTTTCTctaaattatattcattaataaaatatccaGCACAttgatcttttaaaaaaattataaaattaaatgaatttattcTCATAACAACAATATAATCTATTTAGAGATATAAGGGAGGTGAAGAAGTTATATCTTCAAATCTCTCATTaacttttttaacaaaattaacatttgccaaaaaaagttaaaaatcaaaacttctaaaatataagtaaatcttgtttttacaaaaattgaGTTTTCAACCAAAATTTCAATGTGCAAACATTCTTCTTGAGAATAGTCAAAATTCAAACATTGTGTGAAATTAAGTTGactctctaaaaatattttttaaaacaattaaccaaatatatctttaatttatgCACTTAGTAAGTATAAGTATAATTTGTTAGTTGagtgttaaataaaaatatttagttagtTGCACAAAAagagtataatttatttttataagaaaaagaatgataagaagagaaataacaaaacaaagttgAACTACATCTCTAAACCTAGGTTTAGTATACACCAAGAGGTAACAAAGCACGTAACTAGAACACCAACTAAACCCTTCTTCCTCTTCTATGATTGATGTCTTTATCATATTTCCTTCTCAGACACACATTTGCGAAGGCCAGGATCCCCTGCAGCTGCAGGCCCATTTGCAACTGCGCACCACCCCCAACATTTGTTTCTCTTCATCATGCCCCATTGTTCAACCAACCTCCTTCAATTTTCTCCTCACTCTTGCATCAATTCTCAAACACCTTTATCCACGTCAAGTCCATCCACGCACAGATTATCAAGAATTGGGTGTCCACTGAAAACTTTCTGGCTGCAAAACTCGTTACGGTCTATTCTGATTTGGGTTTTCTTGGCCATGCCCGTAAGATGTTTGATCAATGTTCTCTACCGGAAACTGCCGTTTGCAATGCCATGATGGCCGGGTTCCTGAGGAACCAGCAGCACACGGAGGTTCCCAAGTTGTTCAGAATGATGGGGTCTTGTAATATAGAAATCGATACTTATACGTGTATGTTTTCTCTGAAGGCATGCGCCAGCTTGTTGGATGATGAAATTGGCATGGAAATTGTTAGGACAGCTGTTAGAAAGGGGTTTCGTTTGCATCCCTATGTCGGTAGTTCGATGGTTAATTTTTTGGTGAAGTGTGGCTATCTTGATGATGCACAAAATGTCTTTGATGGGATGCCGGAAAAGGATGCTGTATGCTGGAATTCGATCATTGGTGGTTATGTGAAGAAGGGCCTCTTCACGGAGGCAATTCAAATGTTCCCTGAGATGATTGGTGGTGGGTTAAGGCCGAGTCCAGTTACAATGGTGAGCTCACTCAAAGCGTGTGGAGAGAGTGGACTTAAAAAAGTTGGAATGTGTGCTCATGGTTGTGTCCTTGCTTTAGGCATGGGCAATGATGTATTTGTGCTTACTTCGAGGATGTTCTCAAACATCAGACTTGGAAAACGGAAGAATCCTCCATGCTTGTATCATTAGAAAAGAACTTGATCGAATCTCGTTTTGTCCACTGCAATTGTTGACATGTATTCCAAATGTGGTGCCATAAAGGAGGCAAGTATTGTTTTTGAAAGAATGGGAAAAAAGAATGTAATTACATGGACTGCTATGCTGGTTGGTTTGTCACAAAATGGCCATGCAGAGGATGCCCTTAAATTATTTTGCCAAA contains:
- the LOC114420696 gene encoding putative pentatricopeptide repeat-containing protein At3g11460, mitochondrial; translation: MVCLTYGIESGFRHTFAKARIPCSCRPICNCAPPPTFVSLHHAPLFNQPPSIFSSLLHQFSNTFIHVKSIHAQIIKNWVSTENFLAAKLVTVYSDLGFLGHARKMFDQCSLPETAVCNAMMAGFLRNQQHTEVPKLFRMMGSCNIEIDTYTCMFSLKACASLLDDEIGMEIVRTAVRKGFRLHPYVGSSMVNFLVKCGYLDDAQNVFDGMPEKDAVCWNSIIGGYVKKGLFTEAIQMFPEMIGGGLRPSPVTMVSSLKACGESGLKKVGMCAHGCVLALGMGNDVFVLTSRMFSNIRLGKRKNPPCLYH